From the genome of Neodiprion pinetum isolate iyNeoPine1 chromosome 3, iyNeoPine1.2, whole genome shotgun sequence, one region includes:
- the LOC124215699 gene encoding uncharacterized protein, translating into MAKAKNTGLERRTEATNRISTSDENPKAILTESYEGNVDPSSQPVPLMRTPVLEVIRTLPECFNSMINESIEFEIDRELNARDLIGTLGRKLGIYDYQTNMTTFWLLDAIALEVVRWSSELNSSELGILVSWIAGEAKLIQDKQLSRTEFFQEMARLFALASDQIIEGHSMIYWEELTAVESSRRSEQESMNNEPSSVIRTSNSSVVLNNSANHKNGEIAMVQASADGDISRGRKSLNSSQTARLTVEGSLKVHEAIIESTYAMYANAFHYATVSAAFAKPVELHTYKFPYTLRFPRPLEPPIPPPVIKETSKKNKSGKSKEKKKRGSQTPDDIPPPPAPSMTDEEIIAEKRKFILPLKDSIEAPRLLERYAEQPPSDNANTNNGSGKKGVKDTKGKRK; encoded by the exons ATGGCCAAAGCTAAAAATACCGGTTTGGAACGGAGAACAGAGGCTACGAACAGAATTTCGACATCTGATGAAAATCCTAAGGCT atacTAACCGAAAGTTACGAGGGAAATGTCGACCCTTCCTCACAGCCAGTACCATTGATGAGAACTCCTGTACTCGAGGTCATTCGAACTCTACCTGAATGCTTCAACAGCATGATTAACGAATCGATTGAGTTCGAGATTGATCGTGAACTGAACGCTCGGGATTTAATCGG AACCCTCGGAAGAAAGCTCGGAATCTATGACTATCAGACCAACATGACGACCTTTTGGCTCCTCGACGCAATTGCTCTCGAAGTAGTTCGCTGGAGCTCAGAACTCAATTCCTCAGAACTGGGTATATTAGTCAGCTGGATTGCGGGGGAGGCAAAACTCATTCAAG ACAAGCAGCTCAGTCGGACGGAATTCTTCCAGGAAATGGCTCGATTATTTGCACTAGCATCAGATCAGATAATCGAAGGTCACTCAATGATTTACTGGGAAGAACTAACCGCCGTGGAATCGTCAAGACGAAGTGAACAGGAATCAATGAACAATGAACCGAGTTCTGTAATTCGAACGTCAAACAG TTCTGTTGTCCTGAACAATTCAGCAAACCACAAAAACGGGGAAATAGCAATGGTGCAGGCATCAGCCGATGGTGACATTTCGAGGGGCCGAAAAAGCCTGAATTCAAGCCAAACAGCTCGTTTGACGGTTGAAGGCTCGTTGAAAGTTCACGAAGCAATAATAGAGTCAACTTACGCAAT GTATGCCAATGCGTTTCACTACGCTACGGTGAGTGCAGCTTTTGCGAAGCCAGTGGAACTCCACACATACAAATTCCCATACACTCTACGTTTTCCGAGGCCATTGGAGCCACCGATTCCACCTCCAGTAATTAAGGAAACAtcgaagaaaaacaagtcCGGGAAAAGTAAAG agaaaaagaaacggggGTCTCAAACACCCGACGATATTCCACCGCCCCCAGCCCCGTCAATGACAGACGAGGAAATAATCGCTGAGAAGAGAAAGTTCATCCTGCCACTCAAGGACTCCATCGAGGCGCCTCGCCTTCTTGAACGGTATGCAGAACAGCCGCCAAGCGATAATGCAAACACCAATAATGGCTCTGGTAAAAAGGGGGTTAAGGATACAAAGGGAAAGCGTAAATGA